The following proteins come from a genomic window of Populus nigra chromosome 6, ddPopNigr1.1, whole genome shotgun sequence:
- the LOC133695821 gene encoding purple acid phosphatase 17-like — MTSHGFYSKSQASCIGVALLFCTSLVIPSFAELERLEHPAKGDGSLSFLVVGDWGRRGFYNQSHVAFQMGKIGEKLDIDFVVSTGDNFYDNGLTGLNDQAFEESFTKIYTATSLQKQWYSVLGNHDYRGDVEAQVHPALRKVDSRWLCLRSFILNAEIAGFFFVDTTPFVNDYFTDIDHTYDWRGVTPRKAYLDSLIKDLESALSESTARWKIVVGHHAIKSAGYHGDTKELNDLLLPMLKVKRLAVLLLIVNILLKELQNFWSYNKLEYIVFFFPRGR, encoded by the exons ATGACTAGCCATGGCTTTTATTCAAAATCACAGGCTTCGTGCATTGGTGTGGCACTATTATTTTGCACGTCTTTAGTTATTCCTAGTTTTGCAGAGCTTGAAAGGCTTGAACACCCCGCTAAAGGTGATGGATCACTTAGCTTTTTGGTGGTTGGAGACTGGGGGAGAAGAGGCTTCTACAACCAGTCTCATGTTGCTTTTCAG ATGGGAAAGATTGGGGAGAAACTAGACATAGATTTTGTCGTCTCAACGGGAGATAATTTCTATGATAATGGATTAACGGGTCTAAATGATCAAGCATTCGAAGAGTCATTCACCAAGATCTACACAGCTACGAGCCTGCAAAAACAATGGTATAGTG tatTGGGAAATCATGACTACAGAGGTGATGTAGAGGCACAAGTACACCCTGCGCTTAGGAAGGTTGATAGTAGATGGCTTTGCCTTAGATCTTTCATCCTTAATGCAG AAATAGCGGGGTTCTTCTTCGTCGACACCACTCCATTTGTCAACGACTATTTCACTGACATAGATCATACTTATGATTGGCGAGGTGTGACTCCTCGAAAAGCATACCTTGATAGCCTTATTAAG GATTTGGAATCTGCATTGAGCGAATCAACTGCGAGGTGGAAAATTGTTGTCGGTCACCATGCAATCAAAAGTGCTGGGTATCATGGAGACACAAAGGAACTCAATGATCTACTTCTACCAATGCTCAAGGTAAAACGATTAGCAGTGTTATTGTTAATCGTAAACATCCTTCTGAAAGAGCTACAGAATTTCTGGTCCTATAACAAGCttgaatatatagtttttttttttcctcgcgGTAGATGA
- the LOC133695850 gene encoding annexin D5-like, with translation MVEKHDCLLDHYSIFKRQALEKREMSTLPKPSMQTSSRDDAVQLNRAFKGLGCDTAVVVNVLGNRNASQRDSIQQEYETLFSDDLKKQLALELHGHLKKAVLLWMKSPVERDVTTLRQALTGPIIDIKTATEIICTRISSQIRQIKQVYTPTFGTLLEYDIGYHTSGDHRKFLLAYIDTTRYDGPEIERVLVEEDAIAISKIEVKKSGVDESTFIQIFTERSSAHLAALASAYHKMFRKELRKTIKRETSGNFKYALLTILEYAVDPTKHYATMLRKAMKGLGTDDSTLIRILATRAEIDLQKIKEDYLKRYKRPLVEVVHSDTSGYYRAFLLSLLGSEF, from the exons ATGGTCGAAAAACACGATTGTTTACTCGATCATTATTCTATATTCAAAAGACAGGCTctggaaaaaagagagatgtCAACCTTGCCAAAACCTTCGATGCAAACATCGTCGCGTGATGATGCCGTGCAACTAAACCGTGCTTTCAAAG GGTTAGGTTGTGATACTGCAGTAGTTGTCAATGTTCTTGGAAATAGAAACGCGTCTCAACGTGATAGCATTCAACAAGAATACGAGACCTTGTTCTCTGATGACCTCAAAAAACAATTGGCTCTCGAGCTTCATGGCCATCTCAAG AAAGCAGTTTTACTATGGATGAAAAGTCCAGTAGAACGGGATGTTACAACATTGAGACAGGCTTTGACAGGACCTattattgatatcaaaaccgcCACTGAAATAATATGTACCCGCATTTCATCCCAGATTCGGCAGATTAAGCAAGTTTACACTCCTACTTTTGGCACGTTACTTGAGTATGATATTGGGTATCACACATCTGGTGATCATAGAAag TTTCTGCTGGCATATATAGACACAACACGATACGATGGTCCAGAAATTGAGAGAGTGTTGGTAGAGGAAGATGCTATAGCTATCAGTAAAATTGAGGTGAAGAAATCTGGAGTGGATGAGAGTACATTTATTCAGATTTTTACTGAAAGAAGCTCGGCACATTTGGCTGCCCTTGCTTCTGCTTACCATAAAATGTTCAGAAAAGAATTGAGAAAG ACAATTAAAAGAGAAACATCAGGGAATTTCAAGTATGCCCTTCTAACAATTTTGGAATATGCTGTTGATCCAACAAAGCACTATGCAACG ATGTTGCGCAAGGCAATGAAAGGTTTGGGTACAGATGATAGTACTCTAATCAGGATATTAGCTACGAGAGCTGAGATTGATTTGCAGAAGATCAAGGAAGATTACTTGAAGAGGTACAAAAGACCATTAGTTGAAGTTGTCCATTCAGATACGTCAGGTTACTACAGGGCCTTTCTTCTTTCCCTCTTAGGCTCTGAGTTCTAG
- the LOC133696939 gene encoding type IV inositol polyphosphate 5-phosphatase 9-like isoform X1 has protein sequence MSFIMAENQEELVMWPRLVTKKILGERLRSNNNFVADFPSNAEASSLLDISSLGSPSLSENNILNQRKHNFQNYKIFISTWNVGGIAPQDDLDIADWLDTPNNMCDIYVFGFQEIVPLRASYVLGSENSKISMKWNSSIREALNKKIQHCLEKQQYNNKLGRKQKTAEDEKAIFESSIPEGFRCVISKQMVGILISVWIRSDLRPYVRHPRASCVGCGIMGYLGNKGSVSVRFQLHETSFCFVCSHLASGGREGDEKHRKSDVAEIFSRTSFPRGPSFDLPRKILDHDRVILLGDLNYRISLPEATTRLLVDRKEWNALLENDQLRMELMSGQVFEGWREGLIKFAPTYKYCLNSNVYFGCVEGQKGGKWRAPAWCDRIIWYGEGLQQRLYTRGESNLSDHRPVKAIFTAQVQVSSTLKGLQKFFLSERFDQITTKFDQMSSSDKFRCRGRSSNCKKIH, from the exons atgagCTTCATCATGGCAGAAAACCAAGAAGAATTA GTCATGTGGCCAAGATTAGTAACTAAGAAGATTCTTGGAGAAAGATTGAGGAGCAACAACAACTTTGTGGCAGATTTTCCAAGCAACGCAGAAGCCAGCAGCTTGCTGGATATTTCAAGCTTAGGTTCGCCATCTTTGAGCGAGAACAACATCCTCAATCAGCGCAAGCACAACTTCCAAAACTACAA GATCTTCATCAGCACATGGAATGTTGGCGGGATTGCACCACAGGACGATTTGGACATTGCCGATTGGCTAGATACTCCCAATAATATGTGTGACATATACGTTTTTGG GTTTCAAGAGATTGTACCTCTAAGAGCATCATATGTTTTAGGTTCCGAAAATAGTAAGATTTCAATGAAATGGAATTCATCGATTAGAGAAGCATTGAACAAGAAGATTCAGCATTGCCTAGAAAAACAGcaatacaataataaattaggaagaaaacaaaaaactgctGAAGATGAAAAGGCAATATTCGAAAGCAGCATTCCTGAAGGCTTCCGGTGTGTCATTAGTAAGCAAATGGTCGGAATATTAATATCAGTTTGGATTCGAAGTGATCTGCGTCCTTATGTCCGGCATCCTAGGGCCTCTTGTGTAGGCTGTGGCATCATGGGTTACCTAGGAAACAAG GGATCTGTGTCAGTTAGATTTCAGTTACATGAAACAAGCTTCTGCTTTGTGTGTAGTCATCTAGCTTCGGGAGGTAGAGAGGGGGATGAAAAGCATAGAAAATCCGACGTAGCTGAAATATTTTCTCGAACAAGCTTCCCTAGAGGCCCTTCGTTTGATTTGCCGCGAAAGATTCTAGATCATGA CCGAGTAATTTTGCTTGGAGATTTGAATTATAGAATTTCTCTACCAGAAGCAACAACTCGATTATTGGTGGATAGAAAAGAATGGAATGCCTTGCTAGAAAACGATCAG TTAAGGATGGAGCTCATGAGTGGTCAAGTATTTGAAGGTTGGCGTGAAGGACTTATCAAATTTGCTCCCACTTACAAATATTGCCTGAATTCAAATGTATATTTTGGATGTGTTGAAGGCCAAAAAGGTGGAAAGTGGCGCGCCCCTGCAtg GTGTGATCGGATTATTTGGTACGGAGAGGGACTACAGCAACGTCTGTATACTAGAGGTGAATCAAACTTGTCTGATCATAGACCAGTCAAGGCAATATTTACTGCACAAGTTCAGGTATCAAGCACGTTAAAAGGACTTCAAAAATTCTTCCTGTCAGAGAGGTTTGATCAAATAACAACCAAATTTGATCAGATGTCATCATCCGATAAATTTCGATGCAGGGGCAGATCTTCAAATTGTAAAAAGATACATTGA
- the LOC133696939 gene encoding type IV inositol polyphosphate 5-phosphatase 9-like isoform X2, whose amino-acid sequence MWPRLVTKKILGERLRSNNNFVADFPSNAEASSLLDISSLGSPSLSENNILNQRKHNFQNYKIFISTWNVGGIAPQDDLDIADWLDTPNNMCDIYVFGFQEIVPLRASYVLGSENSKISMKWNSSIREALNKKIQHCLEKQQYNNKLGRKQKTAEDEKAIFESSIPEGFRCVISKQMVGILISVWIRSDLRPYVRHPRASCVGCGIMGYLGNKGSVSVRFQLHETSFCFVCSHLASGGREGDEKHRKSDVAEIFSRTSFPRGPSFDLPRKILDHDRVILLGDLNYRISLPEATTRLLVDRKEWNALLENDQLRMELMSGQVFEGWREGLIKFAPTYKYCLNSNVYFGCVEGQKGGKWRAPAWCDRIIWYGEGLQQRLYTRGESNLSDHRPVKAIFTAQVQVSSTLKGLQKFFLSERFDQITTKFDQMSSSDKFRCRGRSSNCKKIH is encoded by the exons ATGTGGCCAAGATTAGTAACTAAGAAGATTCTTGGAGAAAGATTGAGGAGCAACAACAACTTTGTGGCAGATTTTCCAAGCAACGCAGAAGCCAGCAGCTTGCTGGATATTTCAAGCTTAGGTTCGCCATCTTTGAGCGAGAACAACATCCTCAATCAGCGCAAGCACAACTTCCAAAACTACAA GATCTTCATCAGCACATGGAATGTTGGCGGGATTGCACCACAGGACGATTTGGACATTGCCGATTGGCTAGATACTCCCAATAATATGTGTGACATATACGTTTTTGG GTTTCAAGAGATTGTACCTCTAAGAGCATCATATGTTTTAGGTTCCGAAAATAGTAAGATTTCAATGAAATGGAATTCATCGATTAGAGAAGCATTGAACAAGAAGATTCAGCATTGCCTAGAAAAACAGcaatacaataataaattaggaagaaaacaaaaaactgctGAAGATGAAAAGGCAATATTCGAAAGCAGCATTCCTGAAGGCTTCCGGTGTGTCATTAGTAAGCAAATGGTCGGAATATTAATATCAGTTTGGATTCGAAGTGATCTGCGTCCTTATGTCCGGCATCCTAGGGCCTCTTGTGTAGGCTGTGGCATCATGGGTTACCTAGGAAACAAG GGATCTGTGTCAGTTAGATTTCAGTTACATGAAACAAGCTTCTGCTTTGTGTGTAGTCATCTAGCTTCGGGAGGTAGAGAGGGGGATGAAAAGCATAGAAAATCCGACGTAGCTGAAATATTTTCTCGAACAAGCTTCCCTAGAGGCCCTTCGTTTGATTTGCCGCGAAAGATTCTAGATCATGA CCGAGTAATTTTGCTTGGAGATTTGAATTATAGAATTTCTCTACCAGAAGCAACAACTCGATTATTGGTGGATAGAAAAGAATGGAATGCCTTGCTAGAAAACGATCAG TTAAGGATGGAGCTCATGAGTGGTCAAGTATTTGAAGGTTGGCGTGAAGGACTTATCAAATTTGCTCCCACTTACAAATATTGCCTGAATTCAAATGTATATTTTGGATGTGTTGAAGGCCAAAAAGGTGGAAAGTGGCGCGCCCCTGCAtg GTGTGATCGGATTATTTGGTACGGAGAGGGACTACAGCAACGTCTGTATACTAGAGGTGAATCAAACTTGTCTGATCATAGACCAGTCAAGGCAATATTTACTGCACAAGTTCAGGTATCAAGCACGTTAAAAGGACTTCAAAAATTCTTCCTGTCAGAGAGGTTTGATCAAATAACAACCAAATTTGATCAGATGTCATCATCCGATAAATTTCGATGCAGGGGCAGATCTTCAAATTGTAAAAAGATACATTGA
- the LOC133697991 gene encoding uncharacterized protein LOC133697991 isoform X2 translates to MGLSCGEDDFEKNESHGVPLIIESGETRARGGYMDLQHHHHPVEFDVEFWPVEHPMEPQDEDRPVKCPMPTSSVIKNGRAHEESLEKRADDLPLPAVMNKQGIFVVAAEPQVRAVRKRHHTLTRPDHRVIAPNLARMASLPAIPTQNVTIFQMLQEFDKFDQY, encoded by the exons ATGGGTTTGTCATGTGGGGAGGATGATTTT GAAAAGAATGAAAGTCATGGAGTTCCATTAATAATTGAGAGCGGAGAGACTAGAGCCAGGGGTGGCTATATGGATTtacaacatcatcatcatccagtTGAATTTGATGTCGAATTCTGGCCAGTGGAACACCCAATGGAACCACAGGATGAAGATCGTCCCGTCAAATGTCCAATGCCAACCTCTTCTGTTATCAAG AATGGAAGGGCGCATGAGGAGAGCTTGGAGAAGAGAGCAGACGACCTACCCCTACCAGCAGTAATGAACAAACAAGGCATTTTCGTGGTGGCCGCAGAACCCCAAGTCCGAGCAGTGCGTAAGAGGCATCATACTCTTACCCGTCCGGACCACCGTGTTATAGCACCTAATTTGGCAAGAATGGCTTCTCTTCCTGCTATACCAACTCAGAACGTCACCATTTTTCAAATGCTTCAAGAATTCGACAAGTTCGATCAGTATTAA
- the LOC133697991 gene encoding uncharacterized protein LOC133697991 isoform X1, with protein MVGIFLRLSLCMRSHIANATSLPSEKNESHGVPLIIESGETRARGGYMDLQHHHHPVEFDVEFWPVEHPMEPQDEDRPVKCPMPTSSVIKNGRAHEESLEKRADDLPLPAVMNKQGIFVVAAEPQVRAVRKRHHTLTRPDHRVIAPNLARMASLPAIPTQNVTIFQMLQEFDKFDQY; from the exons ATGGTGGGAATCTTTCTTCGACTTTCACTGTGTATGAGATCCCACATTGCCAATGCCACCTCTCTTCCCTCG GAAAAGAATGAAAGTCATGGAGTTCCATTAATAATTGAGAGCGGAGAGACTAGAGCCAGGGGTGGCTATATGGATTtacaacatcatcatcatccagtTGAATTTGATGTCGAATTCTGGCCAGTGGAACACCCAATGGAACCACAGGATGAAGATCGTCCCGTCAAATGTCCAATGCCAACCTCTTCTGTTATCAAG AATGGAAGGGCGCATGAGGAGAGCTTGGAGAAGAGAGCAGACGACCTACCCCTACCAGCAGTAATGAACAAACAAGGCATTTTCGTGGTGGCCGCAGAACCCCAAGTCCGAGCAGTGCGTAAGAGGCATCATACTCTTACCCGTCCGGACCACCGTGTTATAGCACCTAATTTGGCAAGAATGGCTTCTCTTCCTGCTATACCAACTCAGAACGTCACCATTTTTCAAATGCTTCAAGAATTCGACAAGTTCGATCAGTATTAA
- the LOC133697622 gene encoding protein BASIC PENTACYSTEINE2-like has translation MDDDALNMRNWGYYEPSYKEPLGLQLMPAMVDRDSKHLLPRRDPNNIMVGATGAYLPRDSLVSDASMHMNYMRDSWINREKFLNMLPPNPSYVVHPETSGAQSMPMLQPPDSSRDERVSRMEEPSVSKEGSQLKKRQVGGTAPKTPKPKKPRKPKDGNNNTVQRAKPAKKSVDVVINGIDMDISGIPIPVCSCTGTPQQCYRWGCGGWQSACCTTNVSMYPLPMSTKRRGARIAGRKMSQGAFKKVLEKLAAEGYDFANPIDLRTHWARHGTNKFVTIR, from the coding sequence ATGGACGACGATGCATTGAACATGCGCAATTGGGGTTATTATGAACCGTCATACAAGGAGCCACTAGGTCTCCAGCTAATGCCAGCCATGGTAGACCGTGATTCGAAGCATCTCCTACCCAGGCGTGATCCGAATAACATCATGGTTGGTGCCACTGGAGCCTACCTTCCGCGTGATTCTTTGGTTTCGGATGCCTCTATGCATATGAATTATATGAGGGATAGTTGGATAAACCGGGAGAAGTTTTTAAATATGCTACCCCCAAATCCTAGTTATGTTGTTCACCCTGAAACTTCTGGAGCTCAGTCCATGCCAATGTTACAGCCACCCGATTCATCAAGGGATGAGAGGGTGAGTAGGATGGAGGAGCCTAGTGTAAGTAAGGAAGGTAGCCAGCTGAAGAAAAGACAAGTTGGGGGTACCGCCCCCAAAACTCCCAAACCTAAGAAACCTAGAAAGCCAAAAGATGGTAACAACAATACAGTTCAGCGTGCGAAGCCAGCTAAGAAAAGTGTGGATGTTGTTATAAATGGGATTGATATGGACATTTCAGGTATCCCAATTCCGGTCTGCTCATGTACCGGAACTCCTCAGCAATGTTATCGATGGGGCTGTGGAGGATGGCAGTCTGCATGTTGCACCACAAATGTCTCGATGTATCCTCTGCCAATGAGTACCAAAAGACGCGGTGCAAGGATAGCTGGAAGGAAAATGAGTCAGGGTGCATTTAAGAAGGTACTGGAGAAGCTCGCGGCTGAAGGTTATGACTTTGCTAACCCAATTGATTTAAGGACTCACTGGGCAAGACATGGAACCAACAAGTTTGTCACTATCAGGTAG
- the LOC133697165 gene encoding PHD finger protein MALE STERILITY 1 — MSYLDLISSKKRKREERVFRFKIFGENGYPVEFDGSFKQNIKKLLELGHFERNICSRMPSWSFKLEVIRQPSFHILLFVVEEPIEASLEHHCKHCQYVGWGQNMICNRKYHFVLPSKDIEAAFLNCQDGAISTKDNFNLVQSQGHIMHGIFHSNGFGHLLCVNGMEGGSNLAGCQIMEFWDRLCTGLRARKVSLNDISQKRSMELRLLHGVAFSEPWFGRWGYKFGRGSFGVTQPMHQKAIETIQGMPLCILVHYLGNSNHHIPVILSRYQTVSDHSLVTLGDLFRFMLELKTHLPEENCVDSHIVKPTCRWSPKRVEMATRVIVEALKRAEFRWVSRQDVRDAARAYIGDTGLLDFVLKSLGNHVVGNYLVRRCLNPVTKVLEYCLEDVSNVYPEQQGLVIKNSKMKGRYRMTRPQLMKDMLYLYRCILKDQKPTMNQRILSAIPAATRIILDTKYLVKEYNGELPWKIHHTGHEEAGKMTLYCTVFLRDKQESNEVMKKAMPPLECITLKNNATFNELKLEVERKFRELYWGLKSFVVESIMNLNVKGTDLVSELVEVGQKIVLEGSNAESGTINELIYECGVNNRVVDCACGAKEDDGERMISCDICEVWQHSRCVQIPNNQEMPPIFLCSRCEKEIMILPSMP; from the exons ATGTCTTATTTGGATCTAATTAGCagcaagaaaaggaagagagaagagagggtgTTCAGGTTCAAGATTTTTGGTGAAAATGGCTACCCAGTTGAGTTTGATGGgtcattcaaacaaaatatcaaaaagctTCTTGAACTTGGGCATTTTGAGAGAAATATTTGCAGTAGAATGCCAAGCTGGTCATTTAAGCTTGAAGTCATACGGCAACCTTCTTTTCACATCTTGTTGTTTGTTGTCGAGGAACCAATTGAGGCATCGCTAGAACATCATTGCAAGCACTGCCAGTATGTTG GCTGGGGTCAGAATATGATTTGCAACAGGAAGTATCACTTTGTTCTACCTTCGAAGGACATAGAAGCAGCTTTTTTGAACTGTCAAGATGGGGCAATTTCAACAAAAGACAACTTCAATTTAGTGCAATCACAGGGCCATATCATGCATGGTATCTTCCACTCTAATGGGTTCGGGCATTTGCTGTGTGTCAATGGGATGGAAGGAGGTTCCAACTTGGCTGGATGCCAGATCATGGAATTTTGGGATCGGTTGTGCACGGGATTGCGAGCAAG GAAAGTGAGCTTGAATGACATTTCACAGAAAAGAAGCATGGAATTGAGACTACTCCACGGTGTAGCATTCAGTGAACCATGGTTCGGTCGTTGGGGTTATAAATTCGGGCGTGGAAGCTTCGGGGTCACTCAACCAATGCACCAGAAAGCCATTGAAACTATACAAGGCATGCCCTTATGCATACTTGTCCATTATCTTGGGAATTCTAATCATCATATTCCAGTCATTCTCTCTAGGTACCAAACGGTATCAGATCATTCTTTGGTGACACTTGGTGACCTATTCCGCTTCATGTTAGAACTCAAGACCCACCTTCCAGAAGAAAATTGTGTCGATAGCCATATTGTGAAACCTACCTGTAGATGGTCTCCAAAACGAGTTGAAATGGCAACAAGGGTGATTGTGGAGGCTCTAAAAAGGGCTGAATTTAGGTGGGTTTCAAGACAAGATGTTAGGGACGCTGCTCGTGCCTATATTGGCGACACAGGTTTGCTAGATTTTGTGCTAAAATCACTCGGAAACCATGTAGTAGGGAATTATTTAGTTCGGCGCTGCTTGAATCCAGTAACAAAGGTTTTAGAGTATTGCTTGGAAGATGTCTCAAATGTATATCCTGAACAACAAGGTTTGGtcatcaagaattcaaaaatgaAAGGTAGATACAGGATGACAAGGCCTCAACTAATGAAGGACATGCTCTACTTGTACAGATGTATCCTCAAAGACCAAAAACCAACAATGAACCAACGGATTCTTAGCGCAATACCAGCAGCTACAAGGATAATTCTTGACACCAAATACCTTGTCAAAGAATATAATGGCGAGCTGCCATGGAAAATTCATCACACCGGCCATGAGGAAGCTGGGAAAATGACACTGTATTGCACGGTTTTTTTAAGAGACAAACAAGAGAGCAATGAAGTGATGAAAAAGGCAATGCCACCATTGGAATGCATCACCTTGAAAAACAACGCTACCTTCAATGAGCTTAAGCTAGAAGTAGAAAGGAAGTTCAGGGAATTGTACTGGGGATTGAAAAGCTTCGTTGTAGAGTCAATAATGAACTTGAATGTGAAGGGCACGGATTTGGTTTCCGAACTAGTTGAAGTGGGTCAAAAAATTGTGTTAGAGGGGAGCAACGCAGAGAGCGGGACAATCAACGAGTTAATATATGAATGTGGCGTTAATAACCGAGTCGTAGATTGTGCCTGTGGAGCCAAAGAAGATGATGGTGAGAGAATGATATCATGTGATATCTGTGAAGTTTGGCAGCATAGTAGATGTGTTCAAATTCCAAATAATCAGGAAATGCCTCCTATATTTCTCTGCAGCCGCTGTGAGAAGGAAATCATGATTTTACCATCTATGCCATAG